A part of Streptomyces sp. DSM 40750 genomic DNA contains:
- a CDS encoding IPT/TIG domain-containing protein produces the protein MPISPNQGSTGGGTLVTITGTNLSNTSAVTFGSKPATSVTNVSPTQVTAVSPSGTGTVGVTVTTPGGSSNPVSFFYVGAPFKSSLGTVSGPLAGGNTITVNGTGLSTATSVSFGGVTAAPTVVSDSSLSVTVPAGAAAGPVSVSVTTAGGTNNGLSYTYVDTPTIGTIAPDEGSTSGGTAVTITGTNLSSTDSVTFDGTAAPFSVINATTLSAVTPPGTAGAVDVVVTNPAGSATAVGGFTYVAGPGI, from the coding sequence ATGCCGATCTCTCCGAATCAGGGTTCCACCGGGGGCGGGACCCTGGTGACCATCACCGGCACCAACCTGTCCAACACCAGCGCGGTGACGTTCGGCAGCAAGCCTGCCACGAGCGTCACCAACGTCTCCCCGACGCAGGTCACCGCCGTCTCCCCCTCGGGGACCGGCACGGTCGGGGTCACGGTCACCACCCCGGGCGGGAGCAGCAACCCGGTGTCGTTCTTCTACGTCGGTGCCCCGTTCAAGTCGTCCCTGGGCACCGTCTCCGGGCCGCTGGCCGGCGGCAACACCATCACCGTCAACGGCACCGGCCTGTCGACGGCCACCAGTGTGTCCTTCGGCGGGGTCACCGCCGCCCCGACCGTGGTCAGTGACAGCTCTCTCAGTGTCACCGTGCCCGCGGGCGCGGCGGCCGGGCCGGTGTCGGTGAGCGTCACCACCGCCGGCGGCACCAACAACGGTCTCAGCTACACCTACGTCGACACCCCCACGATCGGGACCATCGCCCCGGACGAGGGCTCGACCTCCGGTGGGACGGCGGTGACCATCACCGGCACCAACCTGAGCAGCACCGACTCGGTCACCTTCGACGGCACTGCGGCGCCGTTCTCGGTGATCAACGCGACCACTCTGTCCGCGGTCACTCCGCCCGGTACCGCGGGAGCGGTCGACGTGGTCGTGACCAACCCCGCAGGATCGGCCACCGCGGTCGGCGGCTTCACCTACGTCGCCGGCCCCGGCATCTGA